One genomic region from Bufo bufo chromosome 3, aBufBuf1.1, whole genome shotgun sequence encodes:
- the LOC120994223 gene encoding ecto-ADP-ribosyltransferase 5-like translates to MTCRPLLFCFWLAFLITDQVFCLRAQLEMYEDSLDDQYIGCLDKMESIAPELMKKERELRPDLDVAWNTSSAAWNEKKSSVGHLPDGFKDEYGVALLLYTYMDLQLYKELNRAVREYGQHPNSFMFHSWHFYLTRALSLLRAGCDGNPWSTYRGTSTVQFEPPSDPQATIRLSQFSSSSADIKQAQQFGQASFFNITTCFGADIEKFSHYPSQKEVLIPVDEVFHVTKYIKEGNRLILQTTNRRCSFYNCAYLGGSKRRSCVYNSAPSTVKFYEAVTGPLLVAMCTAIFSVTR, encoded by the exons ATGACTTGTCGTCCGCTGCTCTTCTGCTTCTGGCTGGCTTTCCtcataactgatcag GTCTTCTGCCTGCGAGCGCAGCTGGAAATGTATGAGGATTCATTGGACGATCAATACATTGGATGTCTGGACAAAATGGAGTCCATAGCTCCAGAATTAATGAAGAAGGAACGAGAGTTGAGACCAGACCTGGACGTGGCTTGGAATACCTCGTCTGCAGCATGGAATGAAAAGAAATCTTCTGTGGGACACCTTCCCGATGGTTTTAAGGATGAATATGGGGTAGCATTATTATTATATACCTATATGGATTTACAGTTGTACAAGGAATTAAACAGAGCTGTCCGGGAATATGGACAACATCCCAACTCCTTCATGTTCCACTCATGGCATTTCTATCTTACCAGAGCTCTCAGTTTGCTTCGAGCTGGCTGTGATGGGAATCCATGGTCTACATACAGAGGAACCAGTACGGTCCAGTTTGAGCCGCCATCTGACCCTCAAGCCACTATAAGACTTAGCCAGTTTTCTTCCAGCTCTGCTGATATCAAGCAGGCCCAGCAATTTGGCCAAGCATCATTCTTCAATATTACCACGTGTTTTGGGGCAGATATAGAAAAATTCTCACACTACCCATCCCAGAAGGAGGTGCTCATACCCGTCGATGAAGTGTTTCATGTCACCAAGTACATTAAGGAGGGGAACAGGCTCATCCTCCAGACCACTAATAGGAGGTGCAGTTTTTACAACTGTGCCTACTTGGGGG GGAGCAAAAGGCGCAGCTGCGTCTATAACTCAG CTCCAAGTACGGTGAAGTTCTATGAAGCAGTGACTGGGCCCCTGCTGGTTGCTATGTGTACTGCAATCTTTTCAGTTACAAGATGA